A window of the Yersinia rochesterensis genome harbors these coding sequences:
- the flgD gene encoding flagellar hook assembly protein FlgD codes for MAITNSLTDSDYGINSTSGTGSASGSTSQDLQNSFLTLLVAQLKNQDPTNPMQNNELTTQLAQINTVSGIEKLNTTLGSISGQIDNSQSLQASSLIGRGVMIPGTNVLAGSKDGVVTTTPFGVELVQAADKVTATITDSNGVAVRTIDIGGLTAGVHAFTWDGSLEAGGNAPDGAYTVAITATNGGASVVATPLSFAIVNGVTKGVDGSKLDLGLAGTTTLDQVRQIL; via the coding sequence GTTCAGCCAGCGGCAGCACCAGCCAGGATCTGCAAAACAGTTTCCTGACGTTGTTGGTGGCACAGTTGAAAAATCAGGATCCGACCAATCCAATGCAAAACAACGAGTTGACCACGCAATTAGCGCAGATCAACACCGTGAGCGGCATTGAAAAATTGAACACCACTCTGGGTTCTATCTCCGGCCAAATTGATAACAGCCAATCATTGCAAGCTAGCAGCCTGATTGGTCGCGGCGTGATGATTCCAGGAACCAATGTGTTGGCAGGGAGTAAAGACGGCGTTGTGACCACCACCCCATTCGGTGTTGAGCTGGTGCAAGCTGCTGACAAAGTGACGGCCACCATCACCGACAGTAATGGCGTGGCAGTCCGAACGATAGATATTGGCGGCTTGACGGCGGGTGTGCATGCCTTTACCTGGGATGGCTCACTGGAGGCCGGTGGTAATGCACCGGACGGCGCTTATACCGTGGCGATCACTGCCACTAACGGCGGTGCATCGGTGGTAGCGACACCTTTGAGCTTCGCCATTGTCAACGGTGTGACCAAAGGAGTCGATGGTTCCAAACTGGACTTGGGTCTGGCGGGTACCACCACGCTGGATCAAGTGCGCCAAATTTTGTAA
- the flgE gene encoding flagellar hook protein FlgE — translation MGFSQAVSGLNAASSNLDVIGNNIANSATSGFKAGSVSFADMFAGSQTGMGVKVAGITQDFNDGTTTTTNRRLDLAISQNGFFRMQDSTGGIFYARNGQFKLDENRNIVNMQGLNLTGYPATGTPPTVQQGANPIPLSIPQGMIPAKATTAGNMVANLTSTHDIIPADTTSGGVTTPTFDPDKPDTYSFVNNMTTFDSLGNRHEINVFYVKRSEDAVNGNSWDVYTRDSSAVPAQVAEKRGSMLFDTNGALKSVTNGTNAASTTDFNMTIPMGVVNGAPAQEFALNVAGSKQQNTGTDSIVTQNQTGYAAGEFTGFQINNDGSVVGTYSNQQTQLLGQIVMVNFANPEGLSSEGNNVWKETLSSGNAILGTAGSGGFGTLTSGALESSNVDLSKELVNMIVAQRNYQSNAQTIKTQDQILQTLVNLR, via the coding sequence ATGGGCTTTTCTCAAGCAGTCAGCGGTTTGAACGCAGCATCCAGTAACCTGGATGTGATCGGTAACAACATCGCCAACTCGGCAACCTCAGGTTTTAAAGCCGGTTCAGTTTCTTTTGCCGATATGTTCGCCGGCTCTCAGACCGGGATGGGCGTTAAGGTTGCGGGGATTACTCAGGACTTTAACGACGGCACCACCACCACCACCAATCGCCGTCTGGATCTGGCTATCAGCCAAAATGGTTTCTTCCGCATGCAAGACAGCACCGGCGGCATCTTCTATGCCCGCAACGGTCAGTTTAAGCTCGATGAGAACCGCAATATCGTCAACATGCAGGGCCTCAACCTGACCGGTTACCCGGCAACAGGTACGCCGCCGACAGTACAGCAAGGGGCCAACCCGATTCCGTTGTCTATCCCACAGGGCATGATCCCAGCGAAAGCCACCACCGCCGGTAATATGGTGGCAAACCTGACCTCGACGCACGACATCATTCCAGCCGATACAACCAGTGGCGGTGTAACCACCCCGACGTTTGATCCCGATAAGCCCGATACCTATAGCTTTGTGAATAACATGACCACCTTTGATAGCTTGGGTAACCGCCATGAAATCAACGTGTTTTATGTTAAGCGCTCCGAAGATGCTGTAAATGGTAACTCTTGGGATGTTTACACCCGTGATAGCAGCGCCGTTCCCGCACAAGTTGCCGAGAAACGCGGTTCAATGCTGTTTGATACTAATGGTGCACTGAAAAGTGTGACAAATGGTACCAATGCAGCCAGCACCACTGACTTCAATATGACCATCCCAATGGGGGTCGTTAATGGTGCGCCGGCACAAGAGTTCGCGCTGAATGTGGCGGGTAGCAAGCAGCAAAATACCGGCACCGACAGCATTGTTACCCAAAACCAAACCGGCTATGCAGCGGGCGAATTCACTGGCTTCCAAATCAACAACGACGGCTCGGTGGTCGGGACTTATTCAAACCAACAGACCCAATTGCTGGGCCAAATCGTGATGGTTAACTTTGCTAACCCAGAAGGCTTGTCATCTGAGGGCAATAACGTCTGGAAAGAAACCCTTTCCTCGGGTAACGCGATTCTTGGGACGGCGGGCAGCGGCGGCTTTGGCACCTTGACCAGCGGCGCACTGGAGTCCTCTAACGTGGATTTGAGTAAAGAACTGGTGAACATGATTGTGGCGCAGCGTAACTATCAGTCGAACGCGCAGACCATCAAAACCCAGGATCAGATCTTACAAACTCTGGTTAACCTGCGTTAA
- a CDS encoding flagellar basal body rod protein FlgF, with product MDHAIYTAMGAARQSLELQAVTANNLANASTPGFRAQLAAMRAVPIDGPSMATRTMVTASTPGVDISQGTMNYSGRPLDVALQPDGYLAVQLPDGTEAYTRNGNIQISADGQMTVQGYPLMGDNGPIDVPPQAAITIAADGTISALNAGDSPNTIAQLGQIKRVRATAGEVMHGDDGLFHLTAATQQARGAQLANDPLIKVMPGVLEGSNVKAVEAMTDMIANARSFEMQMKVIHSVDENEQRANQLLAIS from the coding sequence ATGGATCACGCAATATATACCGCCATGGGGGCTGCCCGGCAGTCCCTCGAACTGCAAGCGGTTACCGCTAATAATCTGGCTAACGCCTCAACGCCGGGTTTCCGCGCGCAGTTAGCGGCGATGCGGGCCGTACCTATTGATGGGCCAAGTATGGCCACGCGCACTATGGTCACGGCGTCGACCCCAGGGGTAGATATCAGCCAGGGGACGATGAACTACAGCGGTCGCCCGTTGGATGTGGCCTTGCAGCCGGATGGCTATTTAGCGGTTCAATTGCCTGATGGCACTGAAGCCTATACCCGTAACGGGAATATTCAGATCTCAGCTGACGGGCAGATGACTGTGCAGGGTTATCCATTAATGGGTGACAACGGCCCGATTGATGTCCCCCCTCAGGCGGCGATCACTATTGCTGCGGACGGGACTATCTCGGCACTGAACGCCGGTGATTCACCGAATACCATTGCTCAGTTGGGGCAAATCAAGCGAGTGAGAGCCACTGCCGGTGAAGTGATGCACGGCGATGACGGTTTGTTCCATCTGACAGCCGCGACCCAACAGGCGCGTGGTGCTCAGTTGGCTAATGACCCGCTCATCAAAGTGATGCCGGGGGTGCTGGAGGGCAGCAACGTGAAAGCGGTTGAAGCTATGACCGATATGATTGCCAATGCCCGCAGTTTCGAAATGCAGATGAAAGTCATCCACAGCGTGGATGAAAACGAACAGCGCGCTAACCAGCTGTTAGCAATCAGCTAA
- the flgG gene encoding flagellar basal-body rod protein FlgG produces MIRSLWIAKTGLDAQQTNMDVIANNLANVSTNGFKRQRAVFEDLLYQTMRQPGAQSSEQTTLPSGLQIGTGVRPVATERLHSQGNLSKTDNTKDVAIKGEGFFQVQMPDGTNAYTRDGSFQVDQNGQLVTASGFQIQPAITIPANALSMTVGRDGIVSVTLQGQTATQQVGQLTLATFINNSGLESVGENLYQETASSGAPNETTPGLNGGGLLYQGYVETSNVNVAEELVNMIQTQRAYEINSKAVSTSDQMLQKLTQL; encoded by the coding sequence ATGATCCGATCACTCTGGATTGCCAAAACCGGCTTGGATGCACAGCAGACCAATATGGACGTTATCGCCAACAACTTGGCGAACGTTAGCACCAATGGCTTTAAACGTCAGCGGGCGGTGTTTGAAGATTTGTTGTACCAAACGATGCGTCAACCGGGAGCACAATCTTCCGAGCAGACCACCTTGCCATCGGGTTTGCAGATTGGTACCGGTGTTCGCCCGGTGGCCACTGAGCGTTTACATAGCCAAGGTAACCTGTCCAAAACCGATAACACCAAAGATGTGGCTATCAAAGGCGAGGGGTTCTTTCAGGTGCAGATGCCTGATGGCACCAATGCCTATACCCGCGACGGTTCTTTCCAGGTTGATCAAAATGGCCAACTGGTGACAGCCAGTGGTTTTCAGATTCAACCGGCGATTACCATTCCGGCCAATGCATTAAGTATGACCGTCGGGCGCGATGGTATCGTCAGTGTCACTTTGCAGGGGCAAACGGCCACGCAGCAAGTGGGACAACTGACTCTGGCTACGTTCATTAACAACAGCGGCCTGGAAAGTGTCGGTGAAAACCTGTACCAGGAAACTGCCAGTTCCGGTGCGCCGAATGAAACGACGCCGGGCCTGAACGGCGGTGGCTTGTTGTATCAAGGGTATGTTGAGACTTCTAACGTCAATGTGGCGGAAGAGTTGGTCAATATGATCCAGACGCAACGCGCCTATGAAATCAACAGTAAAGCGGTTTCAACTTCAGATCAGATGTTGCAAAAACTGACACAGCTGTAA
- the flgH gene encoding flagellar basal body L-ring protein FlgH: MDTSPLRKLGELRWISAPLMAMLLLNGCAYIPHKPLVDGSTSAQPAAASAPLPNGSIFQAAQPMNYGYQPLFEDRRPRNIGDTLTITLQENVSASKSSSANASRNGSSKFGVATAPRYLEGLLGNARADLDISGDSTFGGKGGANANNTFSGTITVTVDQVLANGNLHVVGEKQIAINQGTEFIRFSGVVNPRTISGSNTVTSTQVADARIEYVGNGYINEAQTMGWLQRFFLNVSPY, encoded by the coding sequence ATGGATACATCGCCGCTGCGAAAATTAGGTGAGTTGAGATGGATTAGTGCGCCGTTGATGGCGATGCTATTGCTCAATGGCTGTGCGTATATTCCACATAAACCCTTGGTGGATGGCTCGACGTCAGCACAACCAGCCGCTGCCAGTGCGCCACTTCCAAATGGCTCTATTTTCCAAGCTGCCCAGCCGATGAATTATGGTTATCAGCCGCTATTTGAAGACCGTCGCCCGCGTAATATCGGTGACACACTGACCATCACCTTGCAGGAAAATGTCAGTGCCAGCAAAAGTTCTTCTGCCAATGCCAGCCGTAACGGTTCCAGCAAATTTGGTGTCGCCACCGCGCCGCGCTATCTGGAGGGATTATTGGGTAATGCGCGTGCTGATTTGGATATTTCTGGTGATAGCACCTTTGGTGGCAAGGGCGGGGCAAATGCTAACAATACCTTCAGTGGCACCATCACGGTGACGGTGGATCAAGTGCTGGCTAACGGCAACTTGCATGTGGTGGGTGAGAAACAAATCGCCATTAATCAGGGAACTGAATTCATTCGTTTCTCTGGGGTCGTCAACCCACGCACCATCAGTGGCAGCAATACAGTGACCTCAACTCAGGTGGCTGATGCGCGCATCGAGTATGTGGGCAATGGTTATATCAATGAAGCGCAAACCATGGGCTGGTTGCAGCGGTTCTTCCTTAATGTTTCGCCGTACTAA
- a CDS encoding flagellar basal body P-ring protein FlgI: MRKQSLFTLFIMQLIVLFTLGSFPASAERIRDLVTVQGVRDNALIGYGLVVGLDGSGDQTMQTPFTTQSLSNMLSQLGITVPPGTNMQLKNVAAVMVTAKLPAFSRTGQTIDVVVSSMGNAKSIRGGTLLMTPLKGVDNQVYALAQGNVLVGGAGASSGGSSVQVNQLTGGRISNGATIERELPTTFGTDGVINLQLNTEDFTTAQQVSDAINRQRGFGSATAIDARTIQVLVPRGNSSQVRFLADIQNIPVNIDAGDAKVIINSRTGSVVMNRNVMLDSCAVAQGNLSVVIDKQNTVSQPDTPFGGGQTVVTPNTQISVQQQGGALQRVNASPNLNNVVRALNSLGATPIDLMSILQAMQSAGCLRAKLEII, encoded by the coding sequence ATGCGTAAACAGTCACTTTTCACCCTATTTATCATGCAGCTTATTGTGCTGTTTACGCTGGGGTCATTTCCGGCGTCAGCTGAGCGTATCCGCGATTTGGTAACCGTTCAGGGAGTGCGCGATAACGCATTGATTGGCTATGGTCTGGTGGTCGGTTTGGATGGTTCCGGTGACCAGACCATGCAGACGCCGTTTACCACGCAAAGTCTCAGCAACATGCTGTCGCAATTGGGTATTACCGTGCCACCGGGCACCAATATGCAACTCAAAAACGTGGCGGCGGTGATGGTCACTGCCAAGCTACCGGCATTTTCCCGCACGGGGCAAACCATCGATGTGGTGGTGTCCTCAATGGGGAATGCCAAAAGTATCCGTGGCGGCACCTTGCTGATGACCCCACTGAAAGGGGTTGATAATCAGGTTTATGCTTTGGCGCAGGGTAACGTGCTAGTGGGCGGGGCCGGTGCTTCCTCCGGCGGCAGCAGTGTTCAGGTCAACCAATTGACTGGCGGGCGCATTAGCAATGGCGCGACCATTGAACGCGAGCTGCCCACCACCTTTGGCACGGATGGGGTGATTAATCTGCAATTGAATACTGAAGATTTCACCACTGCACAGCAGGTCAGTGATGCTATTAACCGCCAACGCGGTTTTGGTTCCGCGACCGCCATCGATGCTCGCACTATCCAGGTTTTGGTGCCACGGGGTAACAGTTCGCAAGTGCGTTTCCTGGCGGATATTCAAAACATCCCGGTGAATATTGATGCGGGTGATGCCAAAGTCATTATTAACTCGCGCACTGGTTCGGTGGTAATGAACCGCAACGTCATGCTTGACTCTTGTGCCGTGGCGCAAGGGAACTTGTCAGTGGTAATTGATAAACAGAATACCGTCAGCCAGCCAGATACTCCTTTTGGTGGTGGGCAGACTGTCGTGACACCGAATACCCAGATTTCCGTTCAGCAGCAGGGGGGCGCATTGCAACGCGTCAATGCTAGCCCGAATCTGAATAATGTGGTGCGCGCTTTGAACTCCTTGGGGGCAACACCGATTGATTTGATGTCTATCTTGCAGGCGATGCAGAGTGCCGGCTGCTTACGGGCTAAATTGGAAATTATCTAA
- the flgJ gene encoding flagellar assembly peptidoglycan hydrolase FlgJ, producing MSDLMAMSGSANEMFGAAYDAQSLNTLKRDAARDPDGNLKKVAQQVEGMFVQMMLKSMRSALPQEGIMNSDQTRLYTSMYDQQIAQQMSLKGLGLADMMVEQLSGTSSPSETAGTVPMMLDNEVLQTLPARALEQMVRRAMPTPPANSPVSLPQSTGNFVARLSIPAQIASQQSGIPHQLIMAQAALESGWGQREIPTADGKSSYNVFGIKAGSSWDGPVSEITTTEYEQGVAKKTTARFRVYGSYVEAVSDYVKLLTQNPRYANVAAAQSPEQGAHALQRAGYATDPQYAQKLVNVIQQMKNAGEQAVKAYSSNLDSLF from the coding sequence ATGAGCGATTTGATGGCAATGTCCGGCAGCGCCAATGAAATGTTCGGAGCAGCCTATGATGCCCAATCACTGAATACCTTGAAACGTGACGCGGCGAGAGATCCTGATGGCAACCTAAAGAAGGTTGCCCAGCAGGTGGAGGGGATGTTTGTGCAGATGATGCTTAAAAGCATGCGCTCCGCCTTGCCGCAAGAGGGGATCATGAACAGTGACCAGACCCGGCTCTATACCTCAATGTATGACCAGCAAATCGCGCAGCAAATGTCGCTCAAGGGACTTGGACTGGCTGACATGATGGTGGAGCAGCTTTCAGGAACCTCTTCACCGAGTGAAACTGCCGGCACGGTGCCAATGATGCTGGATAATGAAGTCTTGCAAACTCTTCCGGCGCGAGCATTGGAGCAAATGGTTCGTCGGGCAATGCCGACACCGCCAGCCAATAGCCCAGTTTCACTGCCGCAAAGCACCGGTAATTTCGTCGCGCGACTGTCTATTCCGGCGCAAATTGCCAGCCAGCAAAGTGGCATCCCGCACCAACTTATTATGGCGCAGGCCGCGCTGGAATCCGGTTGGGGTCAGCGCGAGATCCCAACGGCTGATGGCAAAAGCAGCTATAACGTATTTGGTATTAAAGCGGGCAGTAGCTGGGATGGCCCGGTCAGTGAAATTACCACCACGGAATATGAGCAAGGTGTGGCGAAGAAAACCACTGCGCGCTTCCGGGTATATGGCTCTTATGTCGAGGCGGTCAGTGATTATGTCAAATTGCTGACCCAAAACCCGCGCTACGCCAATGTGGCTGCCGCCCAAAGCCCTGAACAAGGTGCCCATGCTTTGCAGCGCGCTGGTTATGCAACTGACCCGCAATATGCCCAAAAATTGGTCAATGTTATTCAGCAAATGAAGAATGCTGGCGAGCAAGCAGTGAAAGCCTATAGCAGCAATCTGGACTCTCTCTTTTAA
- the flgK gene encoding flagellar hook-associated protein FlgK yields the protein MSNSLMNTAMSGLSAAQYALSTVSNNISNFQVAGYNRQNTIFAQNGGTLSPAGFIGNGVAVTGVNREYNAFITNQLRASQTQSSGLTTYYQQISQIDNLLANTSNNISTTLQDFFNNLQNLVSNAGDDAARKTVLGKAEGLVNQFQNADKYLRDMDTGVNQKISDSATQINNYAEQIAKLNDQITRLRGSSGSEPNALLDQRDQLVTELNQIVPVAVTQQDGDAYNVSFAGGLSLVQGPNAYKVEAIPSSADATRLTLGYKHGTSDTIEIDESRLTSGSLGGTLKFRSEALDSARNQLGQLALVMADSFNIQHKAGFDANGDGGEDFFSFAKPSVLKNAKNQGDASLTVSYTDTSKVKASDYTVEFDGTDWQVTRLSDNTKVPTTAGTDKDGKPTLNFDGIAVSVTNGTSGPAAKDKFTIKTVSNVAANLQVAITDSSMIAAGGTKDGGASDNVNAQALLDLQTQKLVDGKATFSGAYAGLVSNVGNQTATAKTNSTAQANIVKQLTAEQQSISGVNLDEEYGDLQRFQQYYLANAQVIQTASTLFNALLSLRG from the coding sequence ATGTCCAATAGTTTAATGAATACTGCGATGAGTGGTCTGAGCGCAGCCCAATATGCCTTGAGCACCGTCAGTAACAACATCAGCAATTTTCAGGTGGCTGGCTATAACCGCCAGAACACTATTTTTGCCCAAAATGGCGGGACATTAAGCCCAGCGGGATTTATTGGTAATGGCGTGGCAGTGACCGGTGTTAACCGTGAGTATAATGCCTTTATTACCAACCAGTTACGCGCATCACAAACCCAAAGCAGTGGACTGACGACCTATTATCAACAAATCTCGCAGATTGATAATTTACTGGCTAATACCTCCAATAACATCTCAACCACCTTGCAGGACTTCTTCAACAACCTGCAAAATCTGGTGAGTAACGCGGGCGATGACGCGGCGCGTAAAACGGTATTGGGCAAGGCCGAAGGGTTAGTTAACCAATTCCAGAATGCGGATAAATATCTGCGTGATATGGATACTGGCGTCAACCAAAAGATAAGTGACAGTGCAACGCAAATTAATAACTATGCTGAGCAAATCGCCAAGTTAAATGACCAGATTACCCGCCTGCGCGGTAGTAGCGGTAGCGAACCAAACGCCTTGCTCGACCAACGTGACCAACTGGTTACCGAGTTAAACCAGATTGTGCCGGTGGCAGTCACTCAGCAAGATGGCGATGCTTACAATGTGTCATTTGCCGGAGGTTTATCTCTGGTACAAGGGCCGAATGCTTATAAAGTGGAAGCCATTCCTTCCAGCGCCGATGCAACCCGCCTCACGTTAGGCTATAAACACGGCACTAGCGACACCATTGAGATAGACGAAAGTCGCCTGACCAGCGGTTCGCTCGGCGGAACACTGAAATTCCGCAGTGAAGCGCTAGATAGCGCACGTAACCAATTGGGCCAATTAGCTTTGGTGATGGCCGATAGTTTTAATATTCAGCATAAAGCGGGTTTTGATGCTAATGGTGATGGGGGCGAAGATTTCTTTAGTTTTGCTAAACCTTCTGTGTTGAAAAACGCGAAAAATCAGGGTGATGCCAGCTTAACCGTCAGTTACACCGACACCTCGAAAGTCAAAGCCAGTGATTACACGGTGGAGTTCGATGGTACCGATTGGCAGGTCACGCGCTTGTCGGACAATACTAAAGTTCCGACCACCGCCGGAACGGATAAAGATGGCAAACCCACACTGAATTTCGACGGTATCGCGGTCAGCGTCACTAATGGTACGTCGGGGCCAGCAGCCAAAGATAAATTCACCATTAAAACGGTTTCCAATGTGGCCGCTAATTTGCAGGTCGCCATTACGGACTCCAGCATGATTGCTGCGGGTGGTACCAAGGATGGCGGCGCGAGTGACAATGTCAACGCGCAGGCGCTATTGGATCTGCAAACCCAAAAATTGGTCGACGGTAAAGCGACATTTTCGGGGGCTTATGCCGGGTTGGTCAGTAATGTCGGTAACCAGACGGCGACGGCGAAAACCAACAGCACGGCACAGGCCAATATTGTCAAGCAGCTAACCGCAGAACAGCAGTCTATTTCTGGGGTGAACCTGGATGAAGAGTACGGCGACTTACAGCGTTTCCAGCAATATTATTTGGCGAATGCCCAAGTCATTCAGACCGCTTCGACGTTGTTTAACGCGTTGCTGAGCCTGCGCGGTTAA
- the flgL gene encoding flagellar hook-associated protein FlgL has translation MRLSTSMLYQQNMQGITNAQSLWMQSGQQLSTGKRVVNPSDDPMSASQAVMVSQAESENNQYALARSFARQSSSLETTVLAQATSTIQSIQSVIISAKSDILSDDDRASYATQLQGLKDQLVNQANITDGNGRYIFGGFQSDKPPFAVSKTGEVTYVGGDVAIEQKVDANRSMTVGHTGDSVFMALTSNAKPEPDDANGAPVASENNIFNTIDTVLNALKTPMQGATDEVKEQVNAAMDKGIRGMANSLNNVLSVQAGIGTQLQELDNLDSLGQDRTLINKQRMSDLVDVDWTAAISSYVMQQAALQASYTTFTNMQGLSLFQLNK, from the coding sequence GTGCGCTTAAGTACCAGCATGCTGTATCAACAAAATATGCAGGGCATCACCAATGCTCAATCCCTTTGGATGCAGTCAGGCCAACAACTTTCCACCGGCAAGCGCGTGGTTAATCCCTCGGATGACCCGATGTCGGCATCTCAGGCGGTAATGGTGTCACAAGCCGAGTCGGAGAATAACCAGTACGCGTTGGCACGTAGCTTCGCCCGCCAGAGTTCATCACTGGAAACCACGGTTTTGGCGCAGGCCACCAGCACCATTCAGTCAATTCAGAGTGTCATCATCAGTGCCAAGAGCGATATTTTGAGTGATGATGACCGCGCCTCTTATGCCACTCAATTGCAGGGTTTGAAAGACCAACTGGTTAATCAGGCGAACATCACTGACGGTAATGGCCGCTATATTTTTGGTGGTTTTCAAAGTGATAAGCCGCCTTTTGCTGTTAGCAAAACCGGTGAAGTGACTTATGTGGGCGGTGATGTGGCGATTGAGCAAAAAGTCGATGCGAATCGGTCAATGACGGTCGGTCACACCGGTGACAGTGTCTTTATGGCGCTGACCAGCAATGCCAAACCAGAACCTGATGATGCTAATGGTGCTCCGGTGGCTTCTGAAAACAATATCTTTAATACCATAGATACTGTTCTCAATGCCCTCAAGACGCCAATGCAAGGTGCAACCGATGAGGTTAAAGAACAAGTGAATGCGGCGATGGATAAAGGTATCCGCGGCATGGCTAACTCATTGAATAATGTGTTATCTGTTCAGGCAGGAATTGGTACTCAACTGCAAGAGTTGGACAACCTTGATAGTTTGGGCCAAGACCGCACCTTGATCAACAAGCAGCGGATGAGCGATTTAGTGGATGTCGATTGGACGGCGGCTATCTCTTCCTATGTTATGCAGCAGGCCGCCTTACAGGCTTCTTACACTACATTCACCAATATGCAGGGCTTGTCTCTGTTCCAGCTGAATAAGTAA
- the fliR gene encoding flagellar biosynthetic protein FliR, translating to MVSLDTTQLSVWVSQYFWPLIRILALITTAPVLSEKQINRKVKVGLAVLITFLVAPSLPPVNIPLVSSGAVWVAGQQILIGVAIGLTMQFAFAAIRLAGEVIGLQMGLSFATFFDPSGGPNMPVLARLLNLLAMLLFLSFDGHLWLISLLADSFHTLPIQFEPLNGNGFLALAQAGSLIFMNGLMLALPLITLLLTLNMALGMLNRMTPQLSVFVIGFPLTLTVGIISLGLTMPLLAPFTEHLFGEFFDRLASVISGLAG from the coding sequence ATGGTCTCTCTTGATACCACTCAACTCAGCGTCTGGGTCAGCCAGTATTTTTGGCCATTAATCCGCATATTGGCCTTAATCACTACTGCGCCAGTATTAAGTGAAAAGCAGATAAATCGCAAAGTCAAAGTCGGTTTGGCGGTATTAATCACCTTTCTGGTTGCCCCCTCCCTGCCCCCGGTCAATATTCCACTCGTCTCCAGCGGTGCCGTGTGGGTCGCGGGTCAGCAGATATTGATTGGCGTTGCTATCGGCTTGACCATGCAGTTTGCTTTTGCGGCTATCCGGCTGGCCGGTGAAGTGATTGGTTTACAAATGGGATTGTCTTTCGCTACCTTCTTTGACCCCTCTGGCGGGCCAAACATGCCGGTTCTCGCCCGGTTGTTAAACTTATTGGCGATGCTGTTATTTCTCAGTTTTGATGGCCATTTGTGGCTAATTTCTTTATTAGCGGACAGTTTTCATACTTTACCTATTCAGTTCGAGCCGCTGAATGGCAATGGTTTCCTGGCATTAGCACAGGCCGGTTCATTGATCTTTATGAATGGGCTGATGCTAGCCTTGCCACTTATTACCCTGCTACTCACCCTGAATATGGCATTAGGTATGCTTAACCGCATGACACCACAACTTTCTGTTTTCGTTATAGGTTTCCCGCTGACATTGACGGTCGGTATTATTTCGTTGGGCTTGACCATGCCTCTGTTAGCCCCTTTTACCGAGCACCTATTTGGCGAGTTTTTCGATCGGCTGGCGAGTGTTATCAGTGGGTTAGCGGGTTAG
- the fliQ gene encoding flagellar biosynthesis protein FliQ — protein MTPESVMALGVEAMKIALALAAPLLLAALISGLIVSLLQAATQINEMTLSFIPKILAVFATLVIAGPWMLNLILDYMRNLFTSLPTLIG, from the coding sequence ATGACACCAGAATCGGTAATGGCCCTCGGCGTTGAGGCAATGAAAATCGCCCTTGCATTGGCCGCGCCATTATTACTGGCTGCATTGATTAGCGGCTTAATTGTCAGTCTGTTGCAGGCCGCGACACAAATTAATGAAATGACACTGTCATTTATCCCTAAAATACTGGCTGTTTTTGCTACGTTGGTTATCGCAGGCCCGTGGATGCTAAACTTGATCCTCGACTATATGCGTAATTTGTTTACCAGCTTGCCGACGTTGATTGGCTAA